Proteins from a single region of Streptomyces spinoverrucosus:
- a CDS encoding RNA polymerase sigma factor yields the protein MPESSERGRSVPHGSPTPAVPLIAYGTDSGEAADSAPRAALPYASAAITLEVAPVQTQTLIQTDVTTAVGPDSTAPDAETGVLVAVPPQSRVALHPETEPPAEPPAEPTAEPPADAVEAPEPVEPPVPGRVDTGGPSSDLFRQYLREIGRIPLLSAAEEVELARRVEAGLFAEEKLSNTPDLDSQLALDLDRLVVMGRVAKRRLIEANLRLVVSVAKRYVGRGLTMLDLVQEGNLGLIRAVEKFDYARGYKFSTYATWWIRQAMSRALADQARTIRVPVHVVELINRVVRVQRRMLQERGYEPTAEEVAAHLELPPERIGEVLRLAQEPVSLHAPVGEEDDVALGDLIEDGDAASPVESAAFLLLREHLEAVLSTLGERERKVVQLRYGLVDGRPRTLEEIGRIFGVTRERIRQIESKTLNKLRDHAFADQLRGYLD from the coding sequence GTGCCTGAGTCCTCGGAGCGCGGCCGATCCGTCCCCCACGGGTCTCCCACCCCCGCGGTTCCCCTCATCGCGTACGGGACGGACAGCGGCGAGGCCGCCGACTCCGCCCCCCGAGCAGCGCTGCCGTACGCCTCAGCAGCGATCACCCTGGAGGTCGCCCCCGTGCAGACCCAGACCCTCATCCAGACCGACGTCACCACCGCCGTCGGCCCCGACAGCACCGCGCCGGACGCGGAGACCGGCGTACTGGTGGCCGTGCCGCCGCAGAGCCGGGTCGCGCTCCACCCTGAGACGGAGCCCCCGGCCGAACCCCCGGCCGAACCCACGGCCGAACCGCCGGCGGACGCCGTCGAGGCTCCCGAGCCCGTCGAACCGCCCGTCCCCGGCCGCGTCGACACCGGCGGCCCCTCGTCGGACCTGTTCCGCCAGTACCTGCGTGAGATCGGCCGCATCCCGCTGCTCAGCGCCGCCGAGGAGGTGGAACTGGCCCGCCGCGTCGAGGCCGGCCTGTTCGCCGAGGAGAAGCTGAGCAACACCCCCGACCTGGACAGCCAACTCGCCCTGGACCTCGACCGGTTGGTCGTCATGGGCCGGGTGGCCAAACGCCGGCTGATCGAGGCCAACCTCCGCCTCGTCGTCTCCGTCGCCAAGCGGTACGTCGGGCGCGGCCTGACCATGCTCGACCTGGTCCAGGAGGGCAACCTCGGCCTCATCCGCGCGGTCGAGAAGTTCGACTACGCCCGCGGCTACAAGTTCTCCACCTACGCCACCTGGTGGATCCGCCAGGCCATGTCCCGCGCCCTCGCCGACCAGGCCCGCACCATCCGCGTCCCGGTCCACGTCGTCGAGCTCATCAACCGGGTCGTCCGCGTCCAGCGCCGGATGCTCCAGGAACGCGGCTACGAGCCGACCGCCGAGGAGGTCGCCGCTCACCTCGAACTCCCGCCCGAGCGCATCGGCGAGGTGCTGCGGCTCGCCCAGGAGCCGGTCTCCCTGCACGCCCCGGTCGGCGAGGAGGACGACGTCGCGCTGGGCGACCTGATAGAGGACGGCGACGCCGCCTCGCCCGTCGAGTCGGCCGCGTTCCTGCTGCTCAGGGAGCATCTGGAGGCCGTGCTGTCGACGCTGGGGGAGCGCGAGCGGAAGGTCGTACAGCTGCGGTACGGGCTGGTCGACGGCCGTCCCCGCACCCTGGAGGAGATCGGCCGCATCTTCGGGGTGACGCGGGAGCGGATACGGCAGATCGAGAGCAAGACCCTCAACAAGCTGCGTGACCACGCGTTCGCGGACCAGCTCAGGGGTTACTTGGACTGA
- a CDS encoding polymorphic toxin-type HINT domain-containing protein — protein sequence MATLIALLMVMGADPRPAAAAAEDEPPFDRADVVEAWKYGGPGVKEAAAAALLGSDEDIQTFMTTDLPNVWEDDLRVQVAQVMALGGPGVRAAANTAMSGGATELKAFLNDGFVPAYEEDLRVEVATVMATGGPGVKAAGNTALNGTADDWEAFLRDGQYAARADDNRVQVARLLGTGGKNVKLLAGQALDGTNEDVEEFLDHGWAVAAARDQETLTVSQLAVLADTAQKRASQLTEKAKEEAAKAEAATKAAKEAALVAAQEAQAAKESAGRAAAAASRAAAAADRAAQAARTAVAAAAAANETARVAATAAAQAAYAASQAGGAASVARSAAAAAAGDAAQASQARQAAQKARDAAKGAKKAADAADQAGIAADNAAKAAGAAASAGLNAAAAAAAAADADRWAGEAGAQSTKAAEAAARAKRLADQATRAAGSAQANANQAATAARQSRDAANEAAAHAEAAATAADKAADEAGKAVDAAKAATDAANAATESANDALSAAERASGVIELARKADAERLAQQQEEAVLAAEEANAVYEKKRAEEKYEIGRLHELDARTRTLLAEAAAASDPAVTAAKGRQAALNLLGGGTWVSDAAETALSGDDAEVAEFVRTRLAVAMEQDDRVSVAHIAATTEIPAQRQAALQALDQPVEQVREFLRTRAYPGKEDDDRVAVARIAAAGGPGVKAAASEALDGTAEDVAEFLETGQYQAREDDERVAVTQALANGGPEVKAAAQAALSGPPDGLRTFLELGLYKARQRDANAAAHIAEVNTLLQAAYKSASLAQKDAALAQKLAAEARKDAAKALDWRDRAQEAAERANDYAQQADSSADQAARSAEEAAASARTARNAAASAQSAAQSAARSAERAEHSAAVAGNYAYQAGVSAYQAGVSAEAAGKDATAAAAAATDAMRIAADKLVAELKAQIQQEAQETSKPLSDDELRRSLEKRLVEYRSTYVMGNEDWKSGDVLLVCGGDGAGGMGCIQSTYLDRLIAWFVGAEEIEKCLSGKSVTCLDDLALSALKLKFLKRLPCGKSSFVPGTRVLLAGGATKAIEDVRVGDLVVATDPETGRTQAEPVENTITSRGAKNLVTVSVPATGPGATAAVTATDKHKFWAAGADRTWREAGDLAPGTRLRTAEGTEVAVTAVSSRAVPDQRVHNLTVAELHTYYVMAGGTPVLAHNDRCPNGRLSDKLPKGMTNEIAAAYDLYKQGRLVSHDVYSGREWPKWAGAKEYAVPGAGNDQRILVKTLPNGVEMIGWTATHYQKIQRFTAPHFPDWGWKK from the coding sequence ATGGCCACCCTTATAGCACTGTTGATGGTCATGGGCGCCGACCCGCGTCCCGCGGCGGCGGCCGCCGAGGACGAACCGCCGTTCGACAGGGCGGACGTCGTGGAGGCGTGGAAGTACGGCGGCCCCGGTGTGAAGGAGGCCGCCGCGGCCGCTCTGCTGGGGTCCGACGAGGACATCCAGACCTTCATGACCACGGATTTGCCGAACGTCTGGGAGGACGACCTGCGGGTGCAGGTCGCCCAGGTCATGGCGTTGGGCGGACCCGGCGTGCGGGCGGCCGCCAACACCGCGATGAGCGGGGGTGCCACGGAGCTGAAGGCGTTCCTGAACGACGGCTTCGTACCCGCCTACGAGGAGGATCTGCGGGTCGAGGTGGCCACGGTGATGGCCACCGGCGGTCCGGGCGTGAAAGCGGCGGGCAACACGGCGCTGAACGGCACAGCCGACGACTGGGAGGCGTTCCTCCGCGACGGCCAGTACGCGGCTCGCGCGGACGACAACCGGGTGCAGGTCGCCCGCCTGCTCGGCACCGGCGGCAAGAACGTCAAGCTGCTGGCCGGACAGGCGCTGGACGGCACGAACGAGGACGTCGAGGAGTTCCTGGACCACGGCTGGGCGGTCGCCGCCGCGCGGGACCAGGAGACGCTGACGGTCTCTCAGCTCGCGGTGCTGGCCGACACGGCGCAGAAGCGGGCCTCCCAGCTGACGGAGAAGGCGAAGGAAGAGGCGGCCAAGGCCGAGGCGGCGACGAAGGCCGCCAAGGAGGCGGCGCTGGTCGCGGCGCAGGAAGCGCAGGCGGCGAAGGAGTCGGCGGGCAGGGCCGCGGCCGCGGCCTCCCGTGCGGCGGCGGCCGCCGACCGTGCGGCCCAGGCCGCCCGTACGGCCGTGGCGGCGGCCGCCGCGGCGAACGAGACGGCGCGGGTGGCGGCGACGGCCGCGGCTCAGGCGGCCTACGCCGCGAGCCAGGCCGGCGGGGCCGCCTCCGTGGCCCGGTCCGCGGCAGCGGCCGCCGCGGGTGACGCGGCTCAGGCATCGCAGGCCAGGCAGGCGGCGCAGAAGGCACGCGACGCGGCCAAGGGCGCCAAGAAGGCCGCGGACGCGGCCGACCAGGCGGGTATCGCGGCCGACAACGCGGCGAAGGCGGCGGGAGCCGCGGCCAGCGCGGGCCTGAACGCCGCCGCGGCGGCAGCCGCCGCAGCGGACGCCGACCGGTGGGCCGGGGAGGCCGGCGCGCAGAGCACGAAGGCCGCCGAGGCGGCGGCACGGGCCAAGCGGCTGGCGGACCAGGCGACCCGGGCGGCCGGCAGCGCCCAGGCCAACGCCAACCAGGCCGCGACCGCGGCCCGGCAGTCCCGGGACGCGGCCAACGAGGCGGCGGCGCACGCCGAGGCGGCCGCCACGGCGGCCGACAAGGCCGCCGACGAGGCGGGCAAGGCCGTCGACGCCGCCAAGGCGGCCACCGACGCGGCCAACGCGGCGACCGAGTCGGCGAACGACGCCCTGTCGGCGGCCGAGCGGGCGTCGGGCGTGATCGAGCTGGCCCGCAAGGCCGACGCGGAGCGGCTGGCCCAGCAGCAGGAGGAGGCCGTCCTCGCGGCCGAAGAGGCCAACGCCGTCTACGAGAAGAAGCGGGCCGAGGAGAAGTACGAGATCGGCCGGCTGCACGAGCTGGACGCCCGGACCAGGACGCTGCTCGCGGAGGCGGCGGCCGCTTCGGACCCGGCGGTCACCGCGGCCAAGGGCCGGCAGGCGGCCCTGAATCTGCTGGGCGGCGGCACCTGGGTGAGCGACGCCGCGGAGACGGCTCTGTCCGGCGACGACGCCGAGGTCGCCGAGTTCGTACGCACGCGGCTCGCGGTGGCCATGGAGCAGGACGACCGGGTCAGTGTCGCCCACATCGCCGCCACCACCGAGATCCCCGCGCAGCGGCAGGCCGCGCTTCAGGCGCTGGACCAGCCCGTCGAGCAGGTGCGGGAGTTCCTGCGGACCCGCGCCTACCCGGGCAAGGAGGACGACGACCGGGTCGCCGTGGCCAGGATCGCGGCCGCGGGCGGTCCGGGGGTGAAGGCCGCCGCGAGCGAGGCTCTCGACGGAACCGCCGAGGACGTCGCCGAGTTCCTGGAGACCGGGCAGTACCAGGCGCGTGAGGACGACGAGCGCGTCGCCGTCACCCAGGCCTTGGCCAACGGCGGCCCCGAAGTCAAGGCGGCCGCGCAGGCGGCACTGTCCGGCCCGCCGGACGGACTGCGCACCTTCCTGGAGCTCGGCCTGTACAAGGCGCGGCAGCGGGACGCCAACGCGGCCGCTCACATCGCCGAGGTCAACACACTCCTGCAGGCGGCCTACAAGTCGGCGTCGCTGGCCCAGAAGGACGCGGCACTGGCGCAGAAGCTGGCTGCCGAGGCCCGCAAGGACGCCGCCAAGGCCCTCGACTGGCGGGACAGGGCCCAAGAGGCCGCTGAACGGGCGAACGACTACGCCCAGCAAGCCGACTCCTCCGCCGACCAGGCGGCCCGGTCCGCGGAGGAAGCCGCCGCGTCGGCCCGCACCGCCCGCAACGCGGCGGCCTCGGCCCAGAGCGCCGCTCAGTCCGCCGCACGCTCCGCCGAACGGGCCGAGCACTCCGCCGCCGTCGCCGGGAACTACGCCTACCAGGCGGGTGTCTCCGCCTACCAGGCCGGCGTCTCGGCGGAAGCCGCCGGCAAGGACGCCACCGCGGCCGCCGCTGCCGCCACGGACGCCATGCGGATCGCGGCCGACAAGCTCGTGGCGGAGCTGAAGGCGCAGATCCAGCAGGAGGCTCAGGAGACCAGCAAGCCGCTGTCGGACGACGAGCTGCGCAGGTCGCTGGAGAAGCGGCTGGTCGAATACCGCAGCACGTACGTCATGGGCAACGAGGACTGGAAGTCCGGTGACGTGCTGCTCGTCTGCGGCGGTGACGGCGCCGGCGGCATGGGCTGCATCCAGAGCACCTACCTCGACCGCCTCATCGCCTGGTTCGTGGGCGCCGAGGAGATCGAGAAGTGCCTGTCCGGCAAGTCCGTCACCTGCCTGGACGACCTCGCCCTCAGCGCCCTGAAGCTCAAGTTCCTCAAGCGGTTGCCCTGCGGGAAGAGCAGTTTCGTCCCGGGCACCCGGGTGCTGCTCGCCGGGGGCGCCACCAAGGCCATCGAGGACGTCCGCGTCGGCGACCTGGTGGTCGCCACCGACCCCGAGACCGGGCGCACACAGGCCGAGCCGGTCGAGAACACGATCACCAGTCGCGGGGCCAAGAACCTCGTGACGGTGTCGGTCCCCGCGACCGGGCCCGGGGCGACGGCGGCGGTCACCGCCACGGACAAGCACAAGTTCTGGGCGGCGGGCGCCGACCGGACGTGGCGCGAGGCGGGAGATCTCGCCCCTGGGACCCGACTGAGGACGGCCGAGGGCACCGAGGTGGCGGTCACCGCGGTGAGCTCCCGGGCGGTGCCGGACCAGCGGGTGCACAACCTGACGGTCGCCGAGCTGCACACGTACTACGTGATGGCGGGCGGCACACCGGTCCTGGCGCACAACGACAGGTGCCCCAACGGCCGGCTGTCGGACAAGCTGCCCAAGGGCATGACCAACGAGATCGCCGCGGCCTACGACCTCTACAAGCAGGGCCGGCTCGTGTCGCACGACGTCTACTCGGGGCGGGAGTGGCCGAAGTGGGCAGGGGCCAAGGAGTACGCGGTGCCCGGCGCGGGCAACGATCAGCGGATTCTGGTCAAGACCCTGCCGAACGGGGTCGAGATGATCGGCTGGACAGCGACCCATTACCAGAAGATCCAGCGCTTCACGGCCCCGCACTTCCCTGACTGGGGTTGGAAGAAGTAG
- a CDS encoding deoxyguanosinetriphosphate triphosphohydrolase: MEGTAQQPHENHIPPPGYDPTSVERWAPEPDKRPGRTAFQRDRARILHSAALRRLSGKTQVVTPGGTGAAWDPSPRTRLTHSLECAQVGRELGAALGCDPDLVEAACLSHDLGHPPFGHNGEQALNEFAEDCGGFEGNAQSLRLLTRIEPKRFTPEGSVGLNLTRAALDAATKYPWPRGAHPTAPDSVKFGVYEDDRPVFDWARKDAPGTRTCFEAQVMDWSDDVAYSVHDVEDGLHAGHIDPNCLHAEPERQAVFEVAIGRYVPADTDPGELAAALDRLLDEEWWPHGYDGTAVAQARLKDATSQLIGRFCLAAEGATREAYGGGRLTRYGAELVVPRETRMECAVLKAVADRYVMQRAEQARLRADQRVVVAELAEALTARAPDGLDPQFRALFDRAPDDRARKRVIVDQIASLTDASARSLHVRLTGHL; encoded by the coding sequence ATGGAAGGCACCGCACAGCAGCCGCACGAGAACCACATCCCACCCCCCGGCTACGACCCGACGTCAGTCGAACGCTGGGCCCCCGAGCCCGACAAACGCCCCGGCCGCACAGCCTTCCAACGCGACCGAGCCCGCATCCTCCACTCCGCCGCCCTGAGAAGACTCTCCGGCAAAACCCAGGTCGTCACCCCCGGAGGAACCGGCGCGGCCTGGGACCCCAGCCCCCGCACCCGCCTCACCCACTCCCTCGAATGCGCCCAGGTCGGCCGCGAACTCGGCGCGGCCCTCGGCTGCGACCCCGACCTGGTCGAAGCCGCCTGCCTCTCGCACGACCTCGGCCACCCACCCTTCGGTCACAACGGCGAACAGGCCCTCAACGAATTCGCCGAGGACTGCGGCGGTTTCGAGGGCAACGCCCAGTCCCTGCGCCTCCTCACCCGCATCGAGCCCAAACGCTTCACCCCCGAGGGCTCCGTCGGTCTCAACCTCACCCGCGCCGCCCTCGACGCCGCCACCAAGTACCCCTGGCCACGCGGCGCCCACCCCACCGCCCCGGACTCCGTGAAGTTCGGCGTCTACGAGGACGACCGCCCGGTGTTCGACTGGGCCCGCAAGGACGCCCCCGGCACCCGCACCTGCTTCGAGGCCCAGGTCATGGACTGGTCCGACGACGTGGCGTACTCGGTGCACGACGTCGAGGACGGCCTGCACGCCGGCCACATCGACCCCAACTGCCTGCACGCGGAGCCGGAACGACAGGCGGTGTTCGAGGTCGCCATCGGCCGGTACGTCCCCGCCGACACCGACCCCGGCGAACTCGCCGCCGCCCTCGACCGGCTCCTCGACGAGGAGTGGTGGCCGCACGGCTACGACGGCACGGCCGTCGCCCAGGCCCGCCTCAAGGACGCCACCAGCCAGCTCATCGGCCGCTTCTGCCTGGCCGCCGAGGGCGCCACCAGGGAGGCGTACGGCGGCGGCCGGCTCACCAGATACGGCGCGGAACTCGTCGTACCGCGCGAGACCCGCATGGAGTGCGCGGTGCTGAAGGCGGTCGCCGACCGGTACGTCATGCAGCGCGCCGAACAGGCCCGGCTCCGCGCCGACCAGCGGGTCGTCGTCGCCGAACTGGCCGAGGCGCTCACCGCCCGCGCCCCGGACGGACTGGACCCGCAGTTCCGCGCGCTGTTCGACAGGGCCCCCGACGACCGGGCCCGCAAACGGGTGATCGTCGACCAGATCGCGTCCCTGACGGACGCCTCGGCACGGTCGCTTCACGTGAGGCTGACAGGTCACCTGTGA
- a CDS encoding NAD(P)/FAD-dependent oxidoreductase: MVDADQTFVIVGGGLAGAKAAETLRAEGFSGRVILICDERDHPYERPALSKGYLLGKEERDSLFVHEPAWYARNDIELHLGQTVDAIDRTAKTVRFGEDGTVVRYDKLLLATGAEPRRLDIPGTDLAGVHHLRRLAHSDRLRGVLHSLGRDNGHMVIAGAGWIGLEVAAAAREYGAEVTVVEPEPTPLHGVLGPELGAFFADLHREHGVRFRFGVRLTEIVGQDGVVLAARTDDGEEHPAHDVLAAIGAAPRMALAEAAGLEIADRAHGGGIMVDEHLRTSDPDIYATGDVAAFPHALFDTRIRVEHWANALNGGPAAAKAMLGSEMTYDRVPYFFSDQYDLGMEYSGWAPPGSYDQVVLRGDAGKREFIAFWLTEGRVLAGMNVNVWDVTEPIQNLVRSRTQVDTEALADPHVPLENLIP; this comes from the coding sequence GTGGTCGACGCGGATCAGACGTTCGTGATCGTCGGAGGAGGGCTCGCCGGCGCCAAGGCGGCCGAGACGCTGCGGGCGGAGGGCTTCAGCGGCCGGGTGATACTGATCTGCGACGAACGCGACCACCCCTACGAGCGCCCGGCCCTGTCGAAGGGGTACCTGCTCGGCAAGGAGGAGCGCGACAGCCTCTTCGTGCACGAACCCGCCTGGTACGCGCGGAACGACATCGAGCTGCACCTCGGCCAGACCGTCGACGCGATCGACCGTACGGCGAAGACGGTCCGCTTCGGCGAGGACGGCACCGTCGTCCGGTACGACAAACTGCTGCTGGCCACCGGTGCCGAGCCCCGCCGTCTGGACATCCCCGGCACCGACCTGGCCGGCGTCCACCACCTGCGCCGTCTCGCGCACTCCGATCGGCTGCGCGGCGTGCTGCACTCGCTGGGCCGGGACAACGGCCACATGGTGATCGCCGGCGCGGGCTGGATCGGCCTGGAGGTCGCGGCGGCGGCGCGGGAGTACGGCGCGGAGGTCACCGTCGTCGAGCCGGAGCCGACCCCGCTGCACGGGGTGCTCGGCCCCGAGCTGGGCGCCTTCTTCGCCGATCTGCACCGCGAGCACGGTGTCCGCTTCCGCTTCGGGGTCCGGCTGACGGAGATCGTCGGCCAGGACGGCGTGGTGCTGGCCGCCCGTACGGACGACGGCGAGGAGCACCCCGCCCACGACGTCCTCGCCGCGATCGGCGCCGCCCCCCGGATGGCGCTCGCGGAGGCGGCGGGCCTGGAAATCGCGGACCGGGCGCACGGCGGCGGGATCATGGTCGACGAGCATCTGCGCACCTCCGACCCCGACATCTACGCCACCGGTGACGTGGCCGCCTTCCCGCACGCCCTCTTCGACACCCGGATCCGCGTCGAACACTGGGCGAACGCGCTGAACGGCGGCCCGGCGGCGGCGAAGGCGATGCTGGGCTCGGAGATGACGTACGACCGCGTGCCCTACTTCTTCTCCGACCAGTACGACCTGGGGATGGAGTACTCCGGCTGGGCGCCGCCGGGGTCGTACGACCAGGTGGTGCTGCGCGGGGACGCCGGGAAGCGGGAGTTCATCGCGTTCTGGCTGACGGAGGGCCGGGTGCTGGCCGGGATGAACGTGAACGTGTGGGATGTCACAGAGCCGATCCAGAACCTGGTCCGCTCGCGGACGCAGGTGGACACGGAGGCGCTTGCGGACCCGCACGTACCGCTCGAAAACCTCATCCCGTAG
- the dnaG gene encoding DNA primase produces MAGRINDEDVKAVRDAVPIDAVVSEYLQLRNAGGGNLKGLCPFHDEKSPSFQVSPSKGLFHCFGCQEGGDTITFVMKVDHLSFSEAVERLAAQAGITLRYEEGGYNPAHQRGERIRLVEAHKIAAEWYAEQLATSPEAETGRVFLAERGFDQSAAVHFGVGYSPQGWDHLTRYLRGKGFTDKELLLSGLSQEGRRGPIDRFRGRLMWPIRDIGGEVVGFGARKLYDADNGPKYLNTPETAIYKKSQVLYGIDLAKKDIAKASRAVVVEGYTDVMACHLAGVTTAIATCGTAFGGDHIKILRRLLMDNGSARVIFTFDGDAAGQKAALRAFEDDQKFAAETYIAIAPDGMDPCDLRLAKGDEAVADLVEPRTPLFEFALRQIVSRYDLDTPAGRAAALDEAAPVVARIKNSGAQHEVAVQLAGMLGILDTQFVVKRVAQLARWARERGGKGPAPTRPQQTYDAPAAPVHSGPALNLRNPVYATERELLKLALQRPELVSPAFDAYGIDEFTAPPYAAVRQAVLDAGGTEYGVQDPQQYLIRVREAAPDDTVRAMVTELAVEAIMRRTVDEAYAGEQLVWVRRRAVDRRIQDIQSTLTRLGTNGDPAQLAAVQNELWVLQQYGQALREHGAAAL; encoded by the coding sequence GTGGCAGGACGGATCAACGACGAGGACGTGAAGGCGGTACGGGACGCGGTCCCGATCGACGCCGTGGTGTCCGAGTACCTCCAGCTGCGGAACGCGGGCGGCGGCAACCTCAAGGGGCTGTGCCCGTTCCACGACGAGAAGTCGCCGTCCTTCCAGGTCAGCCCGAGCAAGGGACTCTTCCACTGCTTCGGCTGCCAGGAGGGCGGCGACACCATCACGTTCGTGATGAAGGTCGACCACCTCTCCTTCTCGGAGGCGGTCGAGCGGCTCGCCGCCCAGGCCGGTATCACCCTGCGCTACGAGGAGGGCGGCTACAACCCCGCCCACCAGCGCGGCGAACGCATCCGCCTGGTCGAGGCCCACAAGATCGCCGCCGAGTGGTACGCCGAGCAGCTCGCCACCAGCCCCGAGGCCGAGACCGGCCGGGTCTTCCTGGCCGAACGCGGCTTCGACCAGTCGGCCGCCGTCCACTTCGGCGTCGGCTACAGCCCGCAAGGCTGGGACCACCTCACGCGCTACCTCCGCGGCAAGGGCTTCACCGACAAGGAACTCCTGCTCTCCGGCCTCTCCCAGGAGGGCCGCCGCGGCCCCATCGACCGCTTCCGGGGCCGGCTGATGTGGCCGATCCGCGACATCGGCGGCGAGGTGGTCGGCTTCGGCGCCCGCAAGCTGTACGACGCGGACAACGGACCGAAGTACCTCAACACCCCCGAGACGGCCATCTACAAGAAGTCGCAGGTCCTGTACGGCATCGACCTCGCCAAGAAGGACATCGCCAAGGCGAGCCGCGCGGTCGTCGTCGAGGGCTACACGGACGTCATGGCCTGCCACCTCGCGGGAGTGACCACGGCCATCGCGACCTGCGGCACGGCCTTCGGCGGCGACCACATCAAGATCCTGCGCCGACTCCTCATGGACAACGGCTCGGCCCGCGTGATCTTCACCTTCGACGGCGACGCGGCCGGCCAGAAGGCGGCACTGCGGGCCTTCGAGGACGACCAGAAGTTCGCCGCCGAGACGTACATCGCGATCGCGCCGGACGGCATGGACCCCTGCGACCTGCGCCTGGCGAAGGGCGACGAGGCGGTCGCCGACCTCGTCGAACCCCGCACGCCGCTCTTCGAGTTCGCGTTGCGCCAGATCGTGAGCCGCTACGACCTGGACACCCCGGCCGGCCGCGCGGCCGCGCTGGACGAGGCGGCCCCGGTGGTCGCCCGCATCAAGAACAGCGGCGCCCAGCACGAGGTCGCCGTCCAGCTCGCCGGCATGCTCGGCATCCTGGACACGCAGTTCGTGGTCAAGCGGGTGGCACAGCTGGCCCGTTGGGCGCGCGAGCGGGGCGGCAAGGGCCCGGCGCCGACCCGCCCGCAGCAGACGTACGACGCTCCGGCCGCGCCCGTCCACTCCGGCCCGGCGCTGAACCTGCGCAACCCCGTCTACGCCACCGAACGGGAACTGCTCAAACTCGCCCTCCAGCGCCCCGAGTTGGTCTCCCCGGCCTTCGACGCGTACGGCATCGACGAGTTCACGGCCCCGCCCTACGCCGCCGTACGCCAGGCCGTCCTGGACGCGGGCGGCACCGAGTACGGCGTACAGGACCCGCAGCAGTACCTGATCCGCGTCCGCGAGGCGGCTCCGGACGACACGGTCCGCGCGATGGTCACCGAACTCGCCGTCGAGGCGATCATGCGCCGCACGGTCGACGAGGCGTACGCGGGAGAGCAACTGGTCTGGGTCCGCCGCCGCGCCGTCGACCGCCGCATCCAGGACATCCAGAGCACCCTGACCCGCCTGGGCACGAACGGGGATCCGGCCCAACTGGCCGCCGTACAGAACGAACTCTGGGTCCTCCAGCAGTACGGCCAGGCGTTGCGGGAGCACGGCGCGGCAGCCTTGTGA
- a CDS encoding barstar family protein — translation MNGTSFGDSAGIPFRLVDTGSGTVLLTAERILDFFVAPDDEPPHLVTFAGVHHVSPDRGKAEEAELQVVDHRGERIGKYYLGRVKAAYGEPPDVTGGRHPDVPYDFFGFTEEYPRAGEIWREWADDSPAERGEWARLPAEWHESWLHVVQTSWFTTGKRATRYEAAETVVVDGVGITGRAAFYCALGEAVNGPQGYFGSNLDALFDCLRTARAEGTAPFTLVWRDHSASRDALGADFFAQVLDVLDAGGVAVVAD, via the coding sequence GTGAACGGGACGAGTTTCGGCGACTCCGCGGGGATTCCGTTCCGTCTGGTCGACACAGGGTCTGGGACCGTACTGCTGACGGCCGAGAGAATTCTTGACTTCTTCGTCGCGCCCGACGACGAGCCTCCGCACCTGGTCACCTTCGCCGGGGTGCACCACGTCAGTCCGGACCGCGGGAAAGCGGAGGAAGCCGAACTGCAGGTGGTCGATCACCGGGGGGAAAGGATCGGGAAGTACTACCTCGGCAGGGTCAAGGCCGCCTACGGTGAGCCGCCGGACGTGACCGGCGGGCGGCACCCGGATGTGCCGTACGACTTCTTCGGGTTCACCGAGGAGTACCCCCGGGCCGGCGAGATCTGGCGGGAATGGGCGGACGACAGCCCGGCGGAGCGCGGTGAATGGGCCCGCCTCCCCGCCGAGTGGCACGAGAGCTGGCTGCACGTCGTGCAGACCTCGTGGTTCACGACCGGCAAGCGGGCGACCCGCTACGAAGCCGCTGAAACGGTGGTTGTGGACGGCGTCGGCATCACCGGCAGGGCCGCCTTCTACTGTGCTCTGGGAGAGGCGGTCAACGGGCCCCAGGGGTATTTCGGCTCCAACCTGGACGCCCTTTTCGACTGCCTCCGCACCGCGCGGGCGGAAGGGACCGCGCCGTTCACCCTGGTGTGGCGCGACCACTCGGCGTCCCGGGACGCGCTGGGGGCGGACTTCTTCGCCCAGGTGCTCGACGTGCTCGACGCGGGCGGCGTCGCGGTCGTCGCTGACTGA